A DNA window from Drosophila pseudoobscura strain MV-25-SWS-2005 chromosome 2, UCI_Dpse_MV25, whole genome shotgun sequence contains the following coding sequences:
- the AdamTS-A gene encoding A disintegrin and metalloproteinase with thrombospondin motifs 9 isoform X1, translated as MPMTSATEPERCVSLLNGRAGALDDYAHDCGSATLRSTTSGRSNRTNSTTICDSPETEAGPEEELFEDANDVESCLRGTLAPNDLEDAGLRYSYKGIPPELYSPKKDFIYKRPLVDRQLVLKKRCEWWFYRYKCSQKMSTHWRQHACLYACALVFLTALLFLFFNGLPSGHKARLELPKGNQSPAQYPPAVTPLLFPVTDPPNSDADGFEDIGKEELSAFVVPTKVYNYSLNEDDLLFESKRNNDINSFLKDSSPAFSMTGTFRSRSHQIWDPHPEYNLHAFGRGLHLVLHQDTSFIPNDMIPLIRILSNRTDGAASEDGDQEQEQDQEQQHYLGCYYKGYVEGDSHSAVAVSLCGGMTGYIKTGFGTLLIQPVNQTSSDEVLHRVWRHSQRNARHAVSKLELGLDALEPLELELERQLRDSVPRKLKRRKRHYTDMDNQLYTLEVLVAVDSSMGRFHKDDLSAYILILLSIVSKIFEDASIGNSIRISLVNLILLPDSNERHNSSNEMLKHFCTFANQKGYHYDTAMLITREPICGGIPGKSCHMLGLAELGTVCNPRSCSIVQDTGLPAAFTMAHELGHILNMPHDDDKQCQPYNTKSGSNKEMHIMSSVMGIHMHPWSWSKCSQHFVSEFLEKTDKSCLENTPSSYIPNETKRLPGEIYSLDNQCELIYGNQSTHCSMEEECQRLWCNRTHTNPHDQCRSSNLPWADGTPCNQNRHWCQKGKCVPRKGGQLRKVNGGWGPWTVFTPCSLTCGGGVQESHRDCNDPVPDHGGKYCVGSRKKYRSCNTHECPLGTPDPREQQCYDMNGRNFNIQGISPASKWIPKYEREPSKQCKLFCRVDNSITYFKLKSKVADGTTCTVDSFDKCVNGICRPAGCDNELNSIAKLDKCGVCEGQSDTCEEVTGNLYVSDLLKLKDPTKTLYYVTTIPKGASNIVITQPGYPEQNYIVLSDDKRAPILNRDVVKTYSLKFVYAGVTIEYNGSNSPMERVNTTYSWKLSRDLVVEIISIDLSPAKKHDTVLISYSYTIDKPMTAEATEVEIYRWEMQAWSTCDSLCQGRMYRQPACVSTTKGLKVAPQFCDATARPMAEDLSCNMDCRLTLNVTSISECSASCGELGTREKNFNCIQTFPDIQRSNIVDMSYCKLKFEVVHHEKCREGCWKYSELTACSKSCGTGTQKREVRCYLHNAHVSDDLCSPRTKHQYNELIHFCNTEPCPVYTESPNAVSLNNWVTGDWGDCNDWCKKSRSVSCSHPYGIGCDRNRKPKEVRNCCQIKYTSEWSECSVQCGEGQKRKLQRCTRVYKPEVPGSPKRKVYINDSYCLARKVRRPTLRTTTKTCKINCKWITSNWTPCPADCSEEYQTRYVRCESWQGDSIEEGHCAAKKRPTKRRICNNCVRRQSKVISECNCDGYETRRVFCFDSRMGRIACPTRSKPQKHKCLPPASCRRRSVSSSSSMTSARRPQSCKDLQRMHGIYKDGEYMLMVRLQQVRIYCHHMNSLTPREYISVEPQENYSIYYEYKTKLMNSCPPASREHEYYNDQNSGRTHFSKLRLNITDLRIIDNDFEFAESRGQRQKLGSAGDCYNRNMQCPQGDFSINLERTGFAMRPGTVWNTHGNRVVMKRSSGFDTAKLTRRAFCGGYCGGCFISPEAGLYLDVL; from the exons ATGCCGATGACAAGTGCGACAGAGCCCGAGCGATGCGTATCGCTGCTGAACGGTCGCGCAGGCGCCCTGGACGACTATGCGCATGACTGTGGGAGCGCCACTCTCCGATCGACGACATCGGGCCGCAGCAACCGGACGAACAGCACCACGATCTGCGACTCGCCGGAGACGGAGGCGGGTCCGGAGGAGGAGCTGTTCGAAGATGCGAACGATGTCGAGAGCTGTCTGCGTGGGACACTGGCACCGAACGACCTTGAGGATGCCGGCCTGCGGTACTCCTACAAAGGCATACCGCCGGAGCTCTACTCGCCCAAAAAGGATTTCATTTACAAGCGGCCGCTGGTGGACAGACAG CTCGTGCTGAAGAAGAGGTGTGAATGGTGGTTCTACCGGTACAAGTGCAGCCAAAAGATGTCCACACACTGGCGACAACACGCCTGCCTGTACGCCTGTGCGCTCGTCTTCCTGACGGCCCTATTGTTCCTGTTCTTCAACGGCCTGCCGAGCGGCCATAAGGCCAGGCTGGAGCTGCCCAAGGGCAACCAGTCGCCCGCACAGTACCCGCCCGCCGTCACCCCCCTGCTGTTCCCAGTCACGGACCCACCCAACAGCGACGCGGACGGCTTCGAGGACATTGGCAAGGAGGAGCTCAGTGCCTTTGTGGTCCCCACCAAAGTCTACAACTACAGTCTCAACGAAGACGACTTGCTCTTCGAATCGAAGCGAAACAACGACATCAACAGTTTCCTTAAAG ACTCCTCGCCCGCATTCAGCATGACGGGCACGTTTCGCAGCAGGTCGCACCAGATCTGGGATCCACATCCGGAGTACAATCTGCATGCGTTTGGGCGCGGCCTGCATCTGGTGTTGCACCAGGACACCTCGTTCATACCGAACGACATGATACCCCTGATTCGCATACTCAGCAACCGGACCGACGGAGCAGCGTCGGAAGATGGcgaccaggagcaggaacaggaccaggagcagcagcactatCTGGGCTGCTACTACAAGGGCTACGTCGAAGGCGACTCCCACTCGGCGGTGGCCGTTTCGCTCTGCGGCGGCATG ACTGGTTATATCAAAACGGGTTTCGGCACACTGCTCATACAGCCGGTCAACCAGACCAGCAGCGACGAGGTCTTGCACCGCGTCTGGCGGCACTCGCAGCGCAATGCCAGACACGCTGTCTCCAAGCTCGAGCTGGGCCTGGACGCACTGGAGccactggagctggagcttgaGCGGCAGCTGCGTGACAGCGTGCCCCGCAAGCTGAAGCGCCGCAAGCGCCACTACACGGACATGGACAATCAGCTGTACACCCTCGAGGTGCTGGTGGCCGTCGACTCCAGCATGGGCCGGTTCCACAAGGACGATCTGTCCGCCTACATTCTGATCCTGCTGTCGATTGTCTCGAAGATCTTCGAGGACGCCAGCATCGGCAACTCCATCCGCATCTCGCTGGTCAACCTGATCCTGCTGCCCGACAGCAATGAACGCCACAACTCCAGCAACGAAATGCTCAAGCACTTCTGCACCTTTGCCAACCAGAAGGGCTACCACTACGACACGGCCATGCTTATAACGCG TGAGCCGATCTGCGGGGGAATTCCCGGAAAGAGCTGCCACATGCTGGGTCTGGCCGAGCTGGGGACCGTTTGCAATCCCAGATCCTGCTCCATTGTCCAAGACACTGGCCTGCCCGCTGCCTTTACCATGGCCCACGAGCTGGGTCACAT CCTGAATATGCCCCACGACGATGACAAGCAATGCCAGCCGTACAATACGAAATCGGGCAGCAACAAGGAAATGCACATCATGTCCAGCGTTATGGGCATCCATATGCATCCGTGGTCTTGGTCCAAGTGCTCGCAGCATTTTGTGTCCGAGTTCCTAGA AAAGACGGACAAGTCCTGTCTGGAGAACACACCCTCCTCGTACATACCCAACGAGACGAAGAGGCTGCCGGGCGAGATCTACTCGCTGGACAACCAGTGCGAGCTGATTTACGGCAACCAGAGCACCCATTGCTCCATGGAGGAGGAGTGCCAGCGGCTGTGGTGCAACCGGACCCACACGAATCCCCACGACCAGTGCCGTTCCAGCAACCTGCCCTGGGCCGATGGCACGCCGTGCAACCAAAACCGACACTGGTGCCAAAAGGGCAAGTGCGTGCCCCGGAAGGGGGGCCAGCTGCGCAAGGTGAACGGCGGATGGGGGCCTTGGACAGTGTTCACGCCCTGCAGCCTCACCTGCGGCGGTGGTGTTCAGGAGTCGCATCGTGACTGCAACGACCCGGTGCCCGACCACGGCGGCAAGTACTGTGTTGGAAGCCGCAAGAAATACCGCTCGTGCAACACACACGAATGCCCTCTGGGCACGCCCGATCCCCGCGAGCAGCAGTGCTACGATATGAACGGAAGAAACTTCAACATTCAGGGCATCAGCCCAGCCTCAAAGTGGATACCCAAATACGAGA GAGAACCGTCCAAGCAGTGCAAACTGTTCTGCCGCGTGGATAATAGTATTACGTATTTCAAACTGAAAAGCAAAGTGGCGGATGGCACCACCTGCACCGTGGACAGCTTCGACAAGTGCGTCAACGGCATCTGCAGGCCGGCGGGATGCGACAATGAGCTAAACTCGATTGCCAAGCTGG ACAAATGCGGCGTTTGCGAGGGGCAAAGCGACACATGCGAGGAAGTAACCGGAAATCTGTACGTCTCCGATCTCCTGAAACTGAAAGACCCCACCAAGACCCTCTACTATGTGACGACAATACCAAAAG GTGCGTCAAATATCGTCATCACACAGCCTGGCTACCCGGAGCAAAACTACATAGTCCTGAGCGATGACAAGCGAGCGCCAATTCTAAACAGAGACGTGGTCAAGACATATTCGttgaaatttgtttatgcCGGTGTTACTATAGAGTACAACGGCTCCAACAGCCCAATGGAGCGTGTGAACACGACCTACTCATGGAAGCTGTCTCGTGATCTAGTAGTTGAG ATCATCTCTATTGACCTGAGTCCGGCCAAAAAACACGACACAGTACTGATTTCGTACTCTTACACCATTGACAAGCCGATGACCGCTGAGGCGACGGAGGTCGAGATCTATCGTTGGGAAATGCAGGCGTGGAGCACCTGCGACTCGCTCTGCCAGGGCAGAATGTATCGTCAGCCAGCCTGCGTTAGCACCACAAAGGGACTCAAGGTGGCGCCGCAGTTCTGCGATGCCACAGCCCGACCCATGGCCGAGGATCTCAGCTGCAACATGGATTGTCGTCTAAC TCTCAATGTCACGAGCATCTCAGAGTGTTCGGCGTCCTGCGGGGAGTTGGGAACGCGCGAGAAGAACTTCAACTGCATACAGACATTCCCGGATATTCAGCGATCAAATATCGTGGACATGTCTTACTGTAAGCTCAAGTTCGAGGTGGTACACCATGAGAAGTGCCGCGAGGGATGCTGGAAGTATTCGGAATTGACAGCG TGCTCCAAGTCGTGTGGCACAGGCACCCAGAAGCGCGAAGTGCGGTGTTATCTGCACAATGCCCACGTCAGCGACGATCTGTGCAGTCCCCGCACCAAGCACCAGTATAATGAGCTCATCCATTTCTGCAACACCGAGCCCTGTCCTGTCTATACAGAATCGCCG AATGCAGTTTCGCTGAACAATTGGGTGACTGGAGACTGGGGCGACTGCAATGATTGGTGCAAGAAGAGCCGCTCCGTGAGCTGCTCGCATCCCTACGGGATCGGTTGCGACCGAAACAGGAAGCCCAAGGAGGTGCGCAACTGCTGCCAGATCAAATACACCAGCGAGTGGAGTGAG TGTTCTGTGCAGTGTGGCGAGGGGCAGAAGAGGAAGCTCCAGCGCTGTACACGTGTGTACAAGCCCGAAGTGCCGGGCTCGCCCAAGCGCAAGGTGTACATCAATGACTCGTACTGTCTAGCCCGAAAGGTTCGGAGGCCAACGCTCCGCACAACCACGAAGACGTGCAAGATCAACTGCAAGTGGATTACCTCGAACTGGACGCCTTGCCCGGCGGACTGCTCCGAGGAGTACCAAACGCGCTACGTTCGCTGTGAATCCTGGCAGGGCGACAGCATAGAGGAGGGCCATTGCGCGGCCAAAAAGCGTCCAACCAAGCGGCGCATCTGCAACAACTGTGTGCGTCGGCAATCGAAGGTCATCTCGGAG TGCAACTGCGATGGCTACGAGACGCGAAGAGTGTTCTGCTTCGACTCTCGAATGGGTCGCATAGCCTGTCCCACCAGATCGAAGCCGCAGAAGCACAAGTGCCTGCCCCCGGCCAGCTGCAGGAGGCGCagtgtcagcagcagcagcagcatgacGAGTGCCCGCCGACCGCAGAGCTGCAAGGATCTGCAGCGCATGCATGGCATCTACAAGGATGGCGAGTACATGCTGATGGTGCGGCTGCAGCAGGTGCGCATCTACTGCCACCACATGAACAGTCTGACGCCGCGCGAATACATAAGCGTGGAGCCGCAGGAGAACTATTCCATTTACTACGAATACAAGACCAAGCTGATGAATAGCTGTCCGCCGGCGTCCCGGGAGCACGAGTACTACAATGACCAGAACTCTGGGCGCACGCACTTCAGCAAGCTGCGCCTGAACATCACCGATCTGCGGATCATCGATAATGATTTCGAGTTCGCCGAGTCGCGAGGTCAACGCCAGAAGCTCGGGTCGGCGGGCGACTGCTACAACCGCAAC
- the AdamTS-A gene encoding A disintegrin and metalloproteinase with thrombospondin motifs 9 isoform X2: MKAKNKRKINRKMSTSSGDFPLNRQPLKPGPPMAILEIVKLVLKKRCEWWFYRYKCSQKMSTHWRQHACLYACALVFLTALLFLFFNGLPSGHKARLELPKGNQSPAQYPPAVTPLLFPVTDPPNSDADGFEDIGKEELSAFVVPTKVYNYSLNEDDLLFESKRNNDINSFLKDSSPAFSMTGTFRSRSHQIWDPHPEYNLHAFGRGLHLVLHQDTSFIPNDMIPLIRILSNRTDGAASEDGDQEQEQDQEQQHYLGCYYKGYVEGDSHSAVAVSLCGGMTGYIKTGFGTLLIQPVNQTSSDEVLHRVWRHSQRNARHAVSKLELGLDALEPLELELERQLRDSVPRKLKRRKRHYTDMDNQLYTLEVLVAVDSSMGRFHKDDLSAYILILLSIVSKIFEDASIGNSIRISLVNLILLPDSNERHNSSNEMLKHFCTFANQKGYHYDTAMLITREPICGGIPGKSCHMLGLAELGTVCNPRSCSIVQDTGLPAAFTMAHELGHILNMPHDDDKQCQPYNTKSGSNKEMHIMSSVMGIHMHPWSWSKCSQHFVSEFLEKTDKSCLENTPSSYIPNETKRLPGEIYSLDNQCELIYGNQSTHCSMEEECQRLWCNRTHTNPHDQCRSSNLPWADGTPCNQNRHWCQKGKCVPRKGGQLRKVNGGWGPWTVFTPCSLTCGGGVQESHRDCNDPVPDHGGKYCVGSRKKYRSCNTHECPLGTPDPREQQCYDMNGRNFNIQGISPASKWIPKYEREPSKQCKLFCRVDNSITYFKLKSKVADGTTCTVDSFDKCVNGICRPAGCDNELNSIAKLDKCGVCEGQSDTCEEVTGNLYVSDLLKLKDPTKTLYYVTTIPKGASNIVITQPGYPEQNYIVLSDDKRAPILNRDVVKTYSLKFVYAGVTIEYNGSNSPMERVNTTYSWKLSRDLVVEIISIDLSPAKKHDTVLISYSYTIDKPMTAEATEVEIYRWEMQAWSTCDSLCQGRMYRQPACVSTTKGLKVAPQFCDATARPMAEDLSCNMDCRLTLNVTSISECSASCGELGTREKNFNCIQTFPDIQRSNIVDMSYCKLKFEVVHHEKCREGCWKYSELTACSKSCGTGTQKREVRCYLHNAHVSDDLCSPRTKHQYNELIHFCNTEPCPVYTESPNAVSLNNWVTGDWGDCNDWCKKSRSVSCSHPYGIGCDRNRKPKEVRNCCQIKYTSEWSECSVQCGEGQKRKLQRCTRVYKPEVPGSPKRKVYINDSYCLARKVRRPTLRTTTKTCKINCKWITSNWTPCPADCSEEYQTRYVRCESWQGDSIEEGHCAAKKRPTKRRICNNCVRRQSKVISECNCDGYETRRVFCFDSRMGRIACPTRSKPQKHKCLPPASCRRRSVSSSSSMTSARRPQSCKDLQRMHGIYKDGEYMLMVRLQQVRIYCHHMNSLTPREYISVEPQENYSIYYEYKTKLMNSCPPASREHEYYNDQNSGRTHFSKLRLNITDLRIIDNDFEFAESRGQRQKLGSAGDCYNRNMQCPQGDFSINLERTGFAMRPGTVWNTHGNRVVMKRSSGFDTAKLTRRAFCGGYCGGCFISPEAGLYLDVL; this comes from the exons ATGAAAGCGAAAAATAAACGCAAAATAAACAGAAAGATGTCGACATCTTCAGGGGACTTTCCACTGAACAGGCAGCCGTTGAAGCCCGGTCCGCCCATGGCTATCCTGGAGATCGTAAAG CTCGTGCTGAAGAAGAGGTGTGAATGGTGGTTCTACCGGTACAAGTGCAGCCAAAAGATGTCCACACACTGGCGACAACACGCCTGCCTGTACGCCTGTGCGCTCGTCTTCCTGACGGCCCTATTGTTCCTGTTCTTCAACGGCCTGCCGAGCGGCCATAAGGCCAGGCTGGAGCTGCCCAAGGGCAACCAGTCGCCCGCACAGTACCCGCCCGCCGTCACCCCCCTGCTGTTCCCAGTCACGGACCCACCCAACAGCGACGCGGACGGCTTCGAGGACATTGGCAAGGAGGAGCTCAGTGCCTTTGTGGTCCCCACCAAAGTCTACAACTACAGTCTCAACGAAGACGACTTGCTCTTCGAATCGAAGCGAAACAACGACATCAACAGTTTCCTTAAAG ACTCCTCGCCCGCATTCAGCATGACGGGCACGTTTCGCAGCAGGTCGCACCAGATCTGGGATCCACATCCGGAGTACAATCTGCATGCGTTTGGGCGCGGCCTGCATCTGGTGTTGCACCAGGACACCTCGTTCATACCGAACGACATGATACCCCTGATTCGCATACTCAGCAACCGGACCGACGGAGCAGCGTCGGAAGATGGcgaccaggagcaggaacaggaccaggagcagcagcactatCTGGGCTGCTACTACAAGGGCTACGTCGAAGGCGACTCCCACTCGGCGGTGGCCGTTTCGCTCTGCGGCGGCATG ACTGGTTATATCAAAACGGGTTTCGGCACACTGCTCATACAGCCGGTCAACCAGACCAGCAGCGACGAGGTCTTGCACCGCGTCTGGCGGCACTCGCAGCGCAATGCCAGACACGCTGTCTCCAAGCTCGAGCTGGGCCTGGACGCACTGGAGccactggagctggagcttgaGCGGCAGCTGCGTGACAGCGTGCCCCGCAAGCTGAAGCGCCGCAAGCGCCACTACACGGACATGGACAATCAGCTGTACACCCTCGAGGTGCTGGTGGCCGTCGACTCCAGCATGGGCCGGTTCCACAAGGACGATCTGTCCGCCTACATTCTGATCCTGCTGTCGATTGTCTCGAAGATCTTCGAGGACGCCAGCATCGGCAACTCCATCCGCATCTCGCTGGTCAACCTGATCCTGCTGCCCGACAGCAATGAACGCCACAACTCCAGCAACGAAATGCTCAAGCACTTCTGCACCTTTGCCAACCAGAAGGGCTACCACTACGACACGGCCATGCTTATAACGCG TGAGCCGATCTGCGGGGGAATTCCCGGAAAGAGCTGCCACATGCTGGGTCTGGCCGAGCTGGGGACCGTTTGCAATCCCAGATCCTGCTCCATTGTCCAAGACACTGGCCTGCCCGCTGCCTTTACCATGGCCCACGAGCTGGGTCACAT CCTGAATATGCCCCACGACGATGACAAGCAATGCCAGCCGTACAATACGAAATCGGGCAGCAACAAGGAAATGCACATCATGTCCAGCGTTATGGGCATCCATATGCATCCGTGGTCTTGGTCCAAGTGCTCGCAGCATTTTGTGTCCGAGTTCCTAGA AAAGACGGACAAGTCCTGTCTGGAGAACACACCCTCCTCGTACATACCCAACGAGACGAAGAGGCTGCCGGGCGAGATCTACTCGCTGGACAACCAGTGCGAGCTGATTTACGGCAACCAGAGCACCCATTGCTCCATGGAGGAGGAGTGCCAGCGGCTGTGGTGCAACCGGACCCACACGAATCCCCACGACCAGTGCCGTTCCAGCAACCTGCCCTGGGCCGATGGCACGCCGTGCAACCAAAACCGACACTGGTGCCAAAAGGGCAAGTGCGTGCCCCGGAAGGGGGGCCAGCTGCGCAAGGTGAACGGCGGATGGGGGCCTTGGACAGTGTTCACGCCCTGCAGCCTCACCTGCGGCGGTGGTGTTCAGGAGTCGCATCGTGACTGCAACGACCCGGTGCCCGACCACGGCGGCAAGTACTGTGTTGGAAGCCGCAAGAAATACCGCTCGTGCAACACACACGAATGCCCTCTGGGCACGCCCGATCCCCGCGAGCAGCAGTGCTACGATATGAACGGAAGAAACTTCAACATTCAGGGCATCAGCCCAGCCTCAAAGTGGATACCCAAATACGAGA GAGAACCGTCCAAGCAGTGCAAACTGTTCTGCCGCGTGGATAATAGTATTACGTATTTCAAACTGAAAAGCAAAGTGGCGGATGGCACCACCTGCACCGTGGACAGCTTCGACAAGTGCGTCAACGGCATCTGCAGGCCGGCGGGATGCGACAATGAGCTAAACTCGATTGCCAAGCTGG ACAAATGCGGCGTTTGCGAGGGGCAAAGCGACACATGCGAGGAAGTAACCGGAAATCTGTACGTCTCCGATCTCCTGAAACTGAAAGACCCCACCAAGACCCTCTACTATGTGACGACAATACCAAAAG GTGCGTCAAATATCGTCATCACACAGCCTGGCTACCCGGAGCAAAACTACATAGTCCTGAGCGATGACAAGCGAGCGCCAATTCTAAACAGAGACGTGGTCAAGACATATTCGttgaaatttgtttatgcCGGTGTTACTATAGAGTACAACGGCTCCAACAGCCCAATGGAGCGTGTGAACACGACCTACTCATGGAAGCTGTCTCGTGATCTAGTAGTTGAG ATCATCTCTATTGACCTGAGTCCGGCCAAAAAACACGACACAGTACTGATTTCGTACTCTTACACCATTGACAAGCCGATGACCGCTGAGGCGACGGAGGTCGAGATCTATCGTTGGGAAATGCAGGCGTGGAGCACCTGCGACTCGCTCTGCCAGGGCAGAATGTATCGTCAGCCAGCCTGCGTTAGCACCACAAAGGGACTCAAGGTGGCGCCGCAGTTCTGCGATGCCACAGCCCGACCCATGGCCGAGGATCTCAGCTGCAACATGGATTGTCGTCTAAC TCTCAATGTCACGAGCATCTCAGAGTGTTCGGCGTCCTGCGGGGAGTTGGGAACGCGCGAGAAGAACTTCAACTGCATACAGACATTCCCGGATATTCAGCGATCAAATATCGTGGACATGTCTTACTGTAAGCTCAAGTTCGAGGTGGTACACCATGAGAAGTGCCGCGAGGGATGCTGGAAGTATTCGGAATTGACAGCG TGCTCCAAGTCGTGTGGCACAGGCACCCAGAAGCGCGAAGTGCGGTGTTATCTGCACAATGCCCACGTCAGCGACGATCTGTGCAGTCCCCGCACCAAGCACCAGTATAATGAGCTCATCCATTTCTGCAACACCGAGCCCTGTCCTGTCTATACAGAATCGCCG AATGCAGTTTCGCTGAACAATTGGGTGACTGGAGACTGGGGCGACTGCAATGATTGGTGCAAGAAGAGCCGCTCCGTGAGCTGCTCGCATCCCTACGGGATCGGTTGCGACCGAAACAGGAAGCCCAAGGAGGTGCGCAACTGCTGCCAGATCAAATACACCAGCGAGTGGAGTGAG TGTTCTGTGCAGTGTGGCGAGGGGCAGAAGAGGAAGCTCCAGCGCTGTACACGTGTGTACAAGCCCGAAGTGCCGGGCTCGCCCAAGCGCAAGGTGTACATCAATGACTCGTACTGTCTAGCCCGAAAGGTTCGGAGGCCAACGCTCCGCACAACCACGAAGACGTGCAAGATCAACTGCAAGTGGATTACCTCGAACTGGACGCCTTGCCCGGCGGACTGCTCCGAGGAGTACCAAACGCGCTACGTTCGCTGTGAATCCTGGCAGGGCGACAGCATAGAGGAGGGCCATTGCGCGGCCAAAAAGCGTCCAACCAAGCGGCGCATCTGCAACAACTGTGTGCGTCGGCAATCGAAGGTCATCTCGGAG TGCAACTGCGATGGCTACGAGACGCGAAGAGTGTTCTGCTTCGACTCTCGAATGGGTCGCATAGCCTGTCCCACCAGATCGAAGCCGCAGAAGCACAAGTGCCTGCCCCCGGCCAGCTGCAGGAGGCGCagtgtcagcagcagcagcagcatgacGAGTGCCCGCCGACCGCAGAGCTGCAAGGATCTGCAGCGCATGCATGGCATCTACAAGGATGGCGAGTACATGCTGATGGTGCGGCTGCAGCAGGTGCGCATCTACTGCCACCACATGAACAGTCTGACGCCGCGCGAATACATAAGCGTGGAGCCGCAGGAGAACTATTCCATTTACTACGAATACAAGACCAAGCTGATGAATAGCTGTCCGCCGGCGTCCCGGGAGCACGAGTACTACAATGACCAGAACTCTGGGCGCACGCACTTCAGCAAGCTGCGCCTGAACATCACCGATCTGCGGATCATCGATAATGATTTCGAGTTCGCCGAGTCGCGAGGTCAACGCCAGAAGCTCGGGTCGGCGGGCGACTGCTACAACCGCAAC
- the B9d1 gene encoding B9 domain-containing protein 1: MSGYGAGNSILGNQSTGSKQVKPKQKPKKIKKELKCAKETMDSKATASYFSLSITGQIVSATFPLGPDKEFVFLRYELVAGPDWQLVSGPQHGLTQLATNKHGHFNEPIVFSMPIEVTYKSTSPFGWPQLLVSVFGRSGMGREVLMGYAHIHLPVFGSRPATDESCEREASILLPKCPNMIADVTSWLLRREPELKDPKVLLNSMKCKGLSMESYGSLKFQLHTMMRGARKLGYKWHA, from the exons ATGAGCGGTTACGGCGCAGGGAACAGTATCCTGGGCAACCAGTCCACAGGCTCGAAACAAgtaaaacccaaacaaaagccaaagaaaataaagaaagaattAAAATGTGCCAAGGAGACGATGGACTCGAAGGCCACTGCCAGTTACTTCAGTCTCAGCATCACGGGTCAGATAGTGTCCGCCACATTTCCACTGGGCCCCGACAAGGAGTTCGTCTTCCTGCGCTACGAACTGGTGGCCGGGCCCGACTGGCAACTGGTCTCTGGGCCGCAGCATGGACTCACGCAGCTGGCCACGAACAAGCATGGACACTTCAACGAACCGATTGTCTTCAGTATGCCCATCGAGGTGACCTACAAGAGCACCAGTCCCTTTGGCT GGCCCCAGCTGCTGGTGAGCGTGTTCGGACGCAGTGGCATGGGACGGGAGGTCCTGATGGGCTATGCCCACATACATCTCCCAGTGTTCGGTAGTCGTCCTGCCACTGACGAGAGCTGCGAGCGGGAAGCTTCCATCCTGCTGCCCAAGTGCCCAAATATGATAGCCGATGTGACCAGTTGGCTGCTGCGTCGAGAGCCAGAACTAAAGGACCCCAAGGTCCTGCTAAACAGCATGAAGTGCAAAG GGCTCTCCATGGAGTCCTACGGCAGCCTGAAGTTCCAGCTGCACACGATGATGAGGGGAGCCCGCAAACTGGGCTACAAGTGGCATGCCTGA